In one window of Brenneria goodwinii DNA:
- a CDS encoding ABC transporter ATP-binding protein, with the protein MSVIQLRNISKQFEQTQALKSLSLEIAAGEFLVLVGPSGCGKSTLLRMLAGLEDVSEGQILLDKEEITTWSPKQRNFAMIFQNYALFPHLTVEQNITFGMRMRGEPKAEYPQRVQRVASLLQLEPLLSRKPGKLSGGQRQRVAMARAIVRNPRLFLMDEPLSNLDARLRSEVRDGIMALHRQLKTTTVYVTHDQIEAMTMADRIAVLDHGELQQIGTPEQLYAHPANVFVAGFIGTPSMNMISLPCASGQVDLSGQPVTLPENEETHALTDVILGIRPEHITEHPVSGDRLALPARVMQRELFGAEYLIQVDTPLGVLRYRRANREGVPEIGAALTLSFSPLDCHWFSGRTTHNLSQEKINA; encoded by the coding sequence ATGTCTGTAATTCAGTTACGCAATATCAGTAAGCAATTTGAGCAAACCCAGGCGCTGAAATCGCTGTCGCTGGAGATTGCCGCCGGCGAGTTTCTGGTGCTGGTCGGCCCGTCGGGCTGCGGCAAAAGTACCTTGTTGCGCATGTTGGCCGGACTGGAGGACGTCAGCGAGGGGCAAATTCTGCTCGATAAGGAAGAGATTACGACATGGAGTCCGAAGCAGCGTAATTTTGCGATGATTTTCCAGAACTACGCGCTATTCCCGCACCTGACGGTGGAGCAGAACATTACTTTCGGTATGCGAATGCGCGGCGAACCGAAAGCGGAATACCCACAGCGCGTGCAGCGGGTTGCCAGCCTGCTGCAGCTTGAACCGCTGCTGTCGCGTAAGCCGGGCAAGCTCTCCGGCGGCCAGCGCCAGCGGGTGGCGATGGCGCGCGCCATTGTCCGTAATCCCCGTCTGTTTCTGATGGATGAGCCGTTGTCGAATCTGGACGCCAGGCTGCGCAGCGAAGTGCGGGACGGGATTATGGCGCTGCATCGGCAGTTGAAAACCACCACGGTGTATGTCACGCACGATCAAATTGAAGCCATGACCATGGCCGATCGGATCGCGGTGCTGGATCACGGCGAGCTACAGCAGATAGGCACGCCCGAACAGCTCTACGCCCATCCGGCCAATGTGTTTGTGGCGGGGTTTATCGGCACGCCGTCGATGAACATGATCTCGCTGCCTTGCGCGTCGGGCCAGGTCGACCTGTCGGGGCAGCCTGTCACACTGCCGGAAAACGAGGAAACCCATGCGTTAACGGACGTGATATTGGGTATTAGGCCAGAGCATATTACCGAACACCCCGTCAGCGGCGATCGTCTTGCGCTGCCGGCAAGGGTAATGCAACGGGAGTTGTTTGGCGCCGAATACCTGATTCAGGTGGATACCCCGCTAGGCGTTCTCCGTTATCGGCGAGCTAACCGGGAAGGGGTGCCGGAGATTGGCGCGGCGTTGACGCTAAGTTTTTCACCACTGGATTGCCATTGGTTTTCCGGGCGAACCACTCATAATTTATCCCAGGAGAAAATAAATGCGTAA
- a CDS encoding protein YgfX, producing MAQWQCDLRVSWRMQLFSLVVHGLLVLLILLAPWPDSYTVLWLGLVTLVVFGFIRSQRNIKSRQGEILLHSATQLRWQKQEWLIVKRPWMLKNGVLLSLTAMDGKGRQRLWLASDSMGDDEWRHLRQLLLQHKSWAR from the coding sequence GTGGCCCAGTGGCAATGTGATCTGCGCGTTTCCTGGCGCATGCAGCTTTTTTCGCTGGTTGTGCACGGGTTATTGGTGTTATTGATACTGCTGGCTCCCTGGCCGGACAGTTATACCGTGTTGTGGCTGGGGCTGGTGACGCTGGTGGTGTTCGGTTTTATCCGTAGTCAGCGAAACATCAAATCCCGACAGGGCGAAATTTTATTACATAGCGCAACACAGCTGCGCTGGCAGAAACAGGAATGGCTGATCGTCAAACGTCCCTGGATGTTGAAGAATGGCGTTTTGCTATCGCTGACAGCGATGGATGGCAAAGGTCGACAGCGCCTGTGGCTGGCGTCGGACAGCATGGGGGATGACGAATGGCGTCATTTGCGCCAACTGCTGTTGCAGCATAAAAGCTGGGCCAGGTGA
- a CDS encoding ABC transporter substrate-binding protein, whose amino-acid sequence MRKYHVAALAVALLSAGQALAKQNIDFMFPAPVDGKLTMEMKRIINDYNASQDQVAVRGIFTGNYDTTKVKAEAAAKAGDPPALVIMSANFTADLVIKDQILPMDELFKYGDEKATPFLMKNFWPALHQNAQVMGVTYAIPFHNSTPILYYNEDMLKQAGINEPPKTWAEVVSVAKKLTDPAKGQWGIMIPSTNDDYGGWMLSALTRANGGAYYNADYPGEVYYNTASTKGTLQFWRDLVYRDKVMPAGVLNSKQISAAFFSGKLGMAMLSTGALGFMRENTKDFTLGVAMMPEKVRRGVTIGGASLVSFKGISEDQKKAAWQFMNYLVSPEVSGSWSRFTGYFAPRMAAYDLPEMKDYLAKDPRAEIALSQLQYAHPWYATYETVAVRKAMENQLAALLNDPAMSVDKAVIAAQQEADGIMKPYVERTALSLPK is encoded by the coding sequence ATGCGTAAATACCACGTCGCCGCTTTGGCTGTCGCGCTCTTGAGCGCGGGTCAGGCGTTAGCCAAACAGAATATCGACTTCATGTTTCCCGCGCCGGTGGACGGTAAGCTGACGATGGAAATGAAGCGGATCATCAACGATTACAACGCCTCGCAGGATCAGGTCGCGGTGCGCGGCATTTTTACCGGCAACTATGACACCACCAAGGTAAAGGCTGAGGCGGCCGCGAAAGCGGGGGATCCGCCGGCGCTGGTGATCATGTCGGCTAACTTTACCGCCGATCTGGTGATTAAGGATCAGATCCTGCCAATGGATGAACTGTTTAAATATGGCGATGAGAAGGCGACGCCATTCCTGATGAAAAACTTCTGGCCCGCGCTGCACCAGAACGCTCAGGTGATGGGGGTGACCTACGCCATCCCGTTCCATAACTCCACGCCGATCCTGTATTACAACGAGGATATGCTGAAGCAGGCCGGGATCAATGAACCGCCGAAAACCTGGGCCGAGGTGGTCAGCGTGGCGAAGAAACTGACCGATCCGGCGAAAGGACAATGGGGAATTATGATCCCGTCGACCAACGACGACTACGGCGGCTGGATGCTGTCTGCTCTGACGCGCGCCAACGGCGGCGCTTATTATAATGCGGACTATCCGGGCGAAGTGTATTACAACACCGCATCAACCAAAGGGACGTTGCAGTTTTGGCGCGATCTGGTGTATCGCGACAAAGTCATGCCGGCCGGCGTGCTTAATTCCAAACAGATCAGCGCCGCTTTCTTTTCCGGTAAGCTGGGCATGGCGATGCTGAGCACGGGAGCATTGGGCTTTATGCGTGAAAACACCAAAGATTTCACGCTGGGCGTGGCGATGATGCCGGAAAAAGTGCGCCGCGGCGTAACGATCGGCGGCGCCAGTCTGGTGAGTTTTAAAGGGATTTCAGAGGATCAGAAAAAGGCCGCCTGGCAGTTTATGAATTATCTGGTCAGCCCTGAAGTGAGTGGAAGCTGGAGCCGTTTCACCGGTTATTTCGCCCCGCGAATGGCCGCTTACGATCTGCCGGAAATGAAAGATTATCTGGCGAAAGATCCGCGGGCCGAGATTGCGCTCTCGCAGTTGCAATACGCACATCCGTGGTATGCAACCTACGAAACCGTGGCGGTGCGTAAGGCGATGGAAAATCAGCTGGCGGCGTTGTTGAACGATCCCGCGATGAGCGTGGATAAAGCGGTAATCGCCGCCCAACAGGAAGCGGACGGCATTATGAAGCCCTATGTGGAGCGGACGGCGCTGAGTTTACCGAAGTAA
- the sdhE gene encoding FAD assembly factor SdhE — protein sequence MEIDNKSRIHWACRRGMRELDISIMPFFEHDYDALSDDDKRVFVRLLQCDDPDLFNWLMNHGQPQDQDLKRMISLIQTRNKDRGPVAM from the coding sequence ATGGAAATCGATAATAAATCACGGATTCATTGGGCATGCCGGCGCGGTATGCGTGAACTGGATATTTCTATCATGCCCTTTTTTGAGCATGACTATGATGCGTTAAGCGATGATGATAAACGCGTGTTTGTCCGTCTGTTGCAGTGCGACGATCCAGACTTGTTTAACTGGTTGATGAATCACGGGCAACCGCAAGACCAGGATCTGAAACGTATGATCTCCCTCATCCAGACGCGAAATAAAGACCGTGGCCCAGTGGCAATGTGA
- a CDS encoding carbohydrate ABC transporter permease, with product MRAKYFPYLVLLPTLIFLFAFTYFPLIRSVIDSLYDTRMNAEQPQFVGLGNIMRLFQDQVFWRALWNNVLYILMTVVPGVLLALALAVLLWENTRINRWLRTAFFFPMIVPLVSAATLWLFIFMPGLGLLDYYLAKMLGPMNNNYLGMSDTALIAVSIIGVWKFAGYYMLFFLAGLQSISTSAREAAIMEGASKRQVFFHVTLPLLRPTLAFVVTIAFIYAITQIDHVAVMTRGGPNNATTVLLYYIQDLANDTHDLGKASAATFITLLLLFAFSILNLKVLEKGAHYER from the coding sequence ATGCGTGCAAAATATTTTCCTTATCTGGTGCTGTTGCCAACGCTGATTTTTCTGTTTGCCTTTACCTATTTCCCGCTGATTCGATCGGTTATCGACAGCCTCTATGACACCCGGATGAATGCCGAACAGCCGCAGTTCGTTGGACTGGGCAACATTATGCGTTTGTTTCAGGATCAGGTGTTCTGGCGGGCGTTGTGGAATAACGTGCTGTATATCCTGATGACGGTCGTTCCCGGCGTATTGCTGGCTTTGGCGCTGGCGGTGCTGCTATGGGAAAACACGCGGATTAACCGTTGGCTGCGTACCGCCTTTTTCTTTCCGATGATTGTGCCGCTGGTCAGCGCGGCGACGCTGTGGCTGTTTATTTTTATGCCGGGGTTGGGATTGCTGGACTACTATCTGGCGAAAATGCTCGGCCCGATGAACAACAACTATCTTGGTATGAGCGATACGGCGCTGATTGCGGTCAGCATTATCGGCGTCTGGAAATTTGCCGGTTACTACATGCTGTTTTTCCTGGCCGGTTTGCAGTCTATTTCAACGTCGGCGCGTGAAGCCGCCATTATGGAAGGGGCGTCGAAGCGTCAGGTTTTTTTTCATGTCACCCTGCCGTTACTACGCCCGACCCTCGCTTTCGTGGTGACTATCGCCTTCATTTACGCCATCACCCAAATCGACCACGTCGCCGTGATGACTCGCGGCGGCCCAAACAATGCGACTACGGTTCTGCTTTATTACATTCAGGATCTGGCGAACGACACCCACGATCTTGGCAAGGCCTCCGCCGCCACCTTTATTACGCTGTTGCTGCTGTTTGCGTTCTCGATCCTGAATCTGAAAGTGTTGGAAAAGGGAGCGCATTATGAGCGTTGA
- a CDS encoding carbohydrate ABC transporter permease: MSVERLNPLRVTTRLTLPLLLICAALLWISPFLWMLSASVSSSSFGVDMASIFPRLPLTLDNFREAWSSADWPLLYRNTLVFSLGTFLVQLVTITTAGYIFAYHQFRGKSLLFYLLLIQLMIMPVVMMVPNMMTLKQLGLLNTLTGVMMPYCASAFGVFLMRQAFLNISKEIEEAALMEGCRWWQVVFHVLIPMTWPSILAFATVSITYHWNEYLWPLMVLNDPDKQVLTIGLVSFAMGAESGGQWGLICAGTLLVCLPLMVAFVLFQKQFLSSFGFSGIK, encoded by the coding sequence ATGAGCGTTGAACGCCTGAATCCGCTGCGTGTGACCACCCGCCTGACGCTGCCGCTATTGCTGATTTGCGCCGCGCTGTTATGGATTAGTCCATTTTTGTGGATGCTGTCGGCCTCCGTCAGCAGCAGCAGTTTCGGCGTCGACATGGCGTCGATATTTCCCCGCCTGCCGCTGACGCTGGATAACTTTCGCGAGGCGTGGAGCAGCGCCGACTGGCCGTTGCTTTATCGTAATACGCTGGTTTTTTCGCTGGGCACCTTTCTGGTTCAGTTGGTCACCATCACCACGGCGGGCTACATCTTCGCCTACCACCAGTTTCGCGGCAAAAGCCTGCTGTTCTACCTGCTGCTGATCCAACTGATGATCATGCCGGTGGTCATGATGGTGCCGAACATGATGACGCTGAAACAGCTGGGGCTGCTCAATACCCTGACCGGGGTAATGATGCCGTATTGCGCCTCGGCGTTCGGCGTGTTTCTGATGCGTCAGGCGTTCCTCAATATCTCCAAAGAAATTGAAGAGGCCGCGCTGATGGAAGGCTGCCGCTGGTGGCAGGTGGTGTTCCACGTGCTGATCCCCATGACCTGGCCGTCCATTCTGGCTTTTGCCACCGTCAGTATCACCTACCACTGGAATGAGTATCTCTGGCCGCTGATGGTGCTCAACGACCCTGACAAACAGGTGCTGACCATCGGTCTGGTGTCGTTTGCCATGGGGGCGGAGTCCGGCGGCCAGTGGGGATTGATTTGCGCCGGAACGCTGCTGGTGTGCTTGCCGCTGATGGTGGCGTTTGTCCTGTTTCAAAAGCAGTTTCTGAGCAGTTTTGGTTTTTCAGGTATCAAGTAG
- the ygfZ gene encoding tRNA-modifying protein YgfZ, with translation MANQPSFASQPLFASADLPTTLISLDDWALVTLTGPDTVKYLQGQVTIDVAALPADQHVLCAHCDAKGKMWSDLRLFQRGEGFAFIERRSIRDIQLNELKKYAVFSKTTIAADDDAVLLGAAGAHVREQLQSVFSRLPTAEHPVIQDEDATLLHFSHPAERFLLVLPPQRCAMLLEQLAGKSELNDSRQWLALNIESGLPIIDSGNSAQFIPQAANLQALNGICFNKGCYAGQEMVARAKYRGANKRALYWLAGQTGRVPEAGDDLELRLGDNWRRTGTVLAACRLHDQSVWVQAVLNNDLEGDSTLRVREDADGNLAIQPLPYAITD, from the coding sequence ATGGCTAATCAACCCTCTTTTGCTTCACAACCACTGTTTGCCTCAGCCGACTTACCCACCACACTGATCTCGCTTGATGACTGGGCGCTGGTTACATTAACCGGCCCCGACACCGTCAAATATCTTCAGGGGCAAGTCACTATCGATGTCGCCGCCCTCCCTGCCGATCAACATGTACTCTGCGCGCACTGCGACGCCAAGGGAAAAATGTGGAGCGACCTGCGTTTATTCCAGCGCGGAGAAGGATTCGCTTTCATCGAACGCCGAAGCATCCGTGACATCCAACTCAACGAGCTGAAAAAATACGCGGTGTTCTCTAAAACGACGATCGCGGCAGATGATGATGCCGTTCTGCTGGGCGCCGCCGGCGCACATGTTCGCGAACAACTTCAATCTGTTTTCAGCCGCCTGCCCACTGCCGAACATCCGGTTATCCAGGACGAGGACGCCACCCTGCTGCACTTTTCACACCCCGCGGAGCGTTTCCTGTTGGTGTTGCCCCCGCAGCGGTGCGCCATGTTGCTGGAACAGCTTGCCGGCAAAAGCGAGCTAAATGATAGCCGCCAATGGCTGGCTCTGAATATTGAATCCGGCCTGCCAATCATTGACAGCGGAAACAGTGCGCAGTTCATACCGCAAGCAGCTAATTTGCAGGCATTAAATGGGATCTGCTTCAATAAAGGGTGCTACGCCGGTCAGGAGATGGTGGCCCGCGCCAAGTACCGGGGAGCCAATAAACGAGCGCTCTACTGGCTAGCCGGTCAGACGGGCCGGGTTCCCGAAGCGGGGGACGATCTGGAATTGCGGCTGGGCGATAACTGGCGCCGCACCGGCACCGTGCTGGCGGCCTGCCGATTGCATGATCAAAGCGTCTGGGTACAGGCGGTGCTGAACAACGATCTAGAGGGTGACAGTACCCTGCGCGTACGGGAGGATGCCGACGGCAACCTGGCGATCCAGCCGCTGCCTTATGCAATAACCGATTAA
- a CDS encoding HD domain-containing protein has product MSLAPSALDFGSLTDVVGFLMEIDKLKSVQRRSKIIGSPRHEDSAEHSWHFAVAAMSLAPYAGKDVDINRVIQMALVHDIVEIDAGDVIVYDLPARAAVHAQEVAAAARLFGLLPEPQRQHFHQLWLEYEAGETATAQFALMIDRIMPVLMNLHNQGQSWVENGIRLDQVLGRAEFIAGINPELWRHLKQHLEEAQAKGWLR; this is encoded by the coding sequence ATGTCGTTAGCTCCATCCGCTCTTGATTTCGGTTCGCTGACCGACGTAGTCGGTTTTCTGATGGAAATTGATAAATTAAAAAGCGTTCAGCGCCGCTCAAAAATTATCGGCAGCCCCCGCCACGAAGACTCCGCCGAACATAGCTGGCATTTTGCCGTCGCCGCCATGAGTCTGGCGCCTTACGCCGGGAAAGACGTCGATATCAACCGCGTGATTCAAATGGCGCTGGTGCACGATATCGTGGAAATCGATGCCGGGGATGTCATTGTTTACGACCTGCCCGCCCGCGCCGCCGTCCACGCCCAGGAAGTGGCCGCCGCCGCCCGCCTGTTTGGCTTATTACCTGAGCCGCAGCGTCAACATTTTCATCAGCTGTGGCTGGAATACGAAGCGGGCGAAACCGCCACCGCCCAATTCGCCCTGATGATCGACCGCATCATGCCGGTACTCATGAATTTGCATAATCAGGGCCAAAGCTGGGTGGAAAACGGCATCCGGCTGGATCAGGTCTTAGGCCGCGCCGAATTTATCGCCGGCATCAACCCCGAACTGTGGCGACACCTGAAACAGCATCTGGAAGAAGCCCAAGCCAAGGGGTGGTTGCGGTAA
- the trhA gene encoding PAQR family membrane homeostasis protein TrhA, which yields MAKNLWESGYSLAEEIANSISHGIGLVFGIVGLVLLLVQAVNQGADGVAITSYSLYGGSIILLFLASTLYHAIPSPRAKPWLKKFDHCAIYVLIAGTYTPFLLVGLNSPLANGLMVVIWSMALVGVIFKLAFAHRFEVLSLITYLAMGWLSLVVIYQLAMTLSIGGVTLLAVGGAIYTLGVIFYACNRIPYNHAIWHGFVLGGSVCHFLAIYLYV from the coding sequence ATGGCGAAAAATTTATGGGAATCGGGTTATTCGCTGGCGGAAGAGATCGCCAACAGCATTAGCCATGGCATCGGCCTGGTTTTCGGTATTGTCGGTCTGGTTTTACTGTTGGTGCAGGCGGTTAACCAAGGGGCCGATGGAGTGGCTATCACCAGCTACAGCCTTTACGGCGGCAGCATTATCCTCTTGTTTCTGGCTTCAACGTTGTACCACGCGATTCCTTCGCCGCGGGCCAAGCCCTGGCTGAAGAAGTTCGATCACTGCGCGATTTATGTGTTGATCGCCGGGACTTATACGCCTTTTCTGCTCGTCGGTCTGAACTCACCGCTGGCTAACGGGCTGATGGTGGTTATCTGGAGTATGGCGCTGGTGGGCGTTATCTTTAAACTGGCGTTTGCCCACCGCTTTGAAGTGCTGTCGCTCATTACCTATCTGGCGATGGGCTGGCTATCGTTAGTGGTGATTTATCAGCTGGCGATGACGTTGTCTATCGGCGGCGTTACGCTGTTGGCGGTCGGCGGCGCCATTTATACGTTGGGCGTGATCTTCTATGCTTGTAACCGCATCCCATACAACCACGCCATCTGGCATGGTTTTGTGCTGGGGGGCAGCGTCTGCCATTTTCTGGCTATTTATCTTTACGTATAG
- a CDS encoding phosphodiesterase yields the protein MLLAQISDLHFHRDGRKLYEFVDVNSRNAEVINKLNTLAERPDAVVISGDIVDGGREQEYQVARNVLQMLNYPMYIIPGNHDDKRKFLQAMRPLCPLLGDDAENMRYAVDDFPIRLLFIDTSLTGESKGWLTPATIAWLEQQLIDHPARETAVFMHHPPLLLGSAQMDPIACENGQELLRLIDRHPQLTRVFCGHNHRLIVTQYRQAIIATVPGTVHQVPYSYIDGTPYYNLEPAAVVMHRYVPVTGLVSYCQSLAPFAGPYLYDTSASSPVDKSCL from the coding sequence ATGCTGCTGGCACAGATTTCCGATCTGCACTTTCACCGTGACGGTCGTAAGTTGTATGAATTCGTTGATGTTAATAGTCGGAACGCCGAGGTTATCAATAAACTTAACACGCTGGCGGAACGGCCGGATGCCGTGGTGATAAGCGGCGATATCGTCGACGGCGGGCGTGAACAGGAGTATCAGGTAGCGCGCAATGTTTTGCAGATGCTGAACTACCCGATGTATATCATCCCCGGCAATCATGACGATAAACGGAAATTCCTGCAGGCTATGCGTCCGCTGTGTCCGTTGCTGGGCGATGATGCGGAAAACATGCGTTATGCGGTGGATGATTTCCCGATACGGTTGCTGTTCATCGATACCAGCCTGACTGGCGAGTCAAAAGGCTGGCTGACGCCGGCGACGATCGCCTGGCTGGAACAACAGCTTATCGACCATCCGGCCCGCGAAACGGCCGTCTTCATGCATCACCCGCCTTTGCTGCTGGGATCGGCGCAGATGGATCCCATCGCCTGTGAAAACGGGCAGGAGTTGTTGCGGCTGATTGACCGCCATCCTCAACTGACCCGCGTTTTCTGCGGTCATAACCATCGTCTGATCGTCACGCAATACCGTCAGGCCATTATCGCCACCGTGCCGGGTACGGTACACCAGGTTCCCTATTCCTATATCGACGGTACGCCTTATTACAATCTTGAGCCGGCTGCCGTGGTGATGCACCGCTATGTGCCGGTTACCGGGTTAGTCAGCTACTGTCAGTCGCTGGCGCCGTTTGCCGGCCCTTACCTCTACGATACCAGTGCCAGCAGTCCGGTGGATAAGTCATGTCTGTAA